In one Bosea sp. RAC05 genomic region, the following are encoded:
- the flbT gene encoding flagellar biosynthesis repressor FlbT: MALKVELKPRERIIIGQVVIRNDEQRTRFFIEGDAPILREKDILTPATADSPAKKIYLAIQLMYLAQDPMYQHQVYFELVRDFVQAAPSALPHIHEINNRILSSDLYKALKAAKKLIAYEAELIENATRV; this comes from the coding sequence ATGGCCCTCAAGGTCGAACTCAAGCCCCGCGAGCGCATCATCATCGGCCAGGTGGTGATCCGCAACGACGAGCAGCGGACCCGCTTCTTCATCGAGGGCGACGCGCCGATCCTGCGCGAGAAGGACATCCTCACGCCCGCCACCGCCGACAGCCCGGCGAAGAAGATCTATCTCGCCATCCAGCTCATGTATCTGGCCCAGGACCCGATGTACCAGCATCAGGTCTATTTCGAGCTGGTGCGCGACTTCGTCCAGGCCGCGCCGAGCGCTCTGCCGCATATTCACGAGATCAATAACCGCATCTTAAGCAGCGACCTCTACAAAGCTCTCAAGGCAGCCAAGAAGCTGATCGCTTACGAAGCGGAACTCATCGAGAATGCAACACGGGTTTAG
- the flaF gene encoding flagellar biosynthesis regulator FlaF: MQHGFSAYASASRANQAVVSPRELEASLLIKAAVRLQAIHDDWTLADRDLDDALAYNRKLWTLLVSAVIAEDNPLPVGIKTNILSLANFIFNQTFKVAANPTREGLPVLVSINRDIAAGLRGR, translated from the coding sequence ATGCAACACGGGTTTAGCGCTTACGCCTCCGCCTCGCGGGCCAACCAGGCCGTCGTTTCCCCTCGCGAACTCGAAGCCTCCCTCCTCATCAAGGCCGCCGTCCGCCTCCAGGCGATCCATGACGACTGGACGCTGGCCGATCGCGATCTCGACGATGCGCTCGCCTACAACCGCAAGCTCTGGACGCTGCTGGTCTCGGCCGTGATCGCCGAGGACAACCCCCTCCCCGTCGGCATCAAGACCAACATCCTGAGCCTGGCGAACTTCATCTTCAACCAGACCTTCAAGGTCGCGGCGAACCCGACCCGCGAGGGCCTGCCCGTGCTCGTCAGCATCAACCGCGACATCGCCGCCGGCCTGCGCGGCCGCTGA